From the Mammaliicoccus sciuri genome, the window CCCATAAAGTGGCAGACGATCATTAATATATAATTTGAAAAAACAATTAATATTTTTATTTCTAGGAGGAAAATTATAATGAGTTTAGGTGTATTAGCAGCAGCAATCGCGATTGGTTTAGCAGCATTAGGAGCAGGTGTCGGTAACGGTCTTATCGTATCAAGAACAGTAGAAGGTGTTGCACGTCAACCAGAAGCACGTGGTCCATTAATGACAATCATGTTTATCGGTGTTGGTTTAGTTGAAGCCCTTCCTATCATTGCAGTAGTAGTAGCATTCATGGTAATGAATCGATAAGCTAAAATATTTTTAGAACAGGCGGAGTCTATCTAAAAAGGATTTCGCCATTCATTTATGAGATGTTATTCATCTTTAATTGCAGTGAAAGGAGTGTAGTTGGCAGTGGATCAAAACGTATTAGTTTTAGGAGCAGCAGGTGGCGGTGTCGAATGGGGAACAGTCTTATTTACATTGATCACATTTATTATCCTGCTTGCCTTATTAAAAAAGTTTGCTTGGGGACCATTAAAATCAATTATGGATGAGCGTGAGAACGCTATTAATAAAGATATTGATGATGCTCATGAAGCAAAAGTAAACGCTAAGAAATTAGAAGAAGAAAATAGAAATCTATTAAGAAAAACTCAAGAAGAAGTACAAACAATTCTTGATGATGCTAAACATCAAGCTAAAGTACAACAAGAGCAAATTATTAATGATGCAAATGTTAAAGCAAATGGCTTAGTACAATCAGCTCAAGCAGAAATTCAACAAGAGAAACAAAGAGCTATTGCAGATATTAATAATAGAGTATCAGAACTTTCTGCATTAATTGCTTCTAAAGTAATCAATAAAGAAATCTCTGAACAAGATCAAAAAGACCTTGTTGAAAAATACATTAAAGAGGCAGGGGATAAATAATGGCGAATATTAGTCAGAAATATGCCCAAGCCTTATATGATGTAGCTGAAGCGCAAGACTTAACAGACAGCGTCTTAGATGAACTTACTCAAGTAGCAGAAAGTGTTAAAGAACAAATTAGTGATTTAAAAGCAATTGATAACAATCCTAAATTAGCAAAAAACGACAGACAACAATTTGTTGACAATGTATTTAAAGGTGCTTCTAAACCTTTGTTAAACACATTATACCTACTTGCTAATAACAGTAAATTGTCACTAATTCCAGAAATTTATAAAGATTTTAGCAAAATATACAATCAGGTACATAACCAAGATTTAATGAAAGTTGAATCTGTGTATCCTTTATCTAATGAAGAATTAGACGAAATTGGTAAAGCATTTATTAAAAGAACAGGTTTGAAAAAACTTATTTTAGAAAATCAAGTTAATGATTCTTTAATTGGTGGTATTCGTGTTTCCATAGGTACTAAAGTATACGATGGTTCCATTCAGAATGACTTAAATCAATTAGCAAAATCATTTCAACAAATGAAATAATATTAAGGAGTGACATAGATGGCCATTAAAGCTGAAGAAATCAGTGCTTTATTACGCTCTCAAATTGAAAACTATGAGTCAGAAATGTCAGTTACCGATGTTGGTACAGTTATCCAAGTCGGCGATGGTATTGCATTAGCTCATGGCTTAAATGACGTTATGGCTGGCGAACTATTAGAGTTCCATACTGGCGTTTTAGGTTTAGCACAAAACTTAGAAGAAAATAATGTAGGTATCGTAATTTTAGGACCTGCAGAAGGTATTAAAGAAGGCGACGAAGTTAAAAGAACTGGTCGTATTATGGAAGTACCTGTAGGGGAAGAATTAATTGGTCGTGTTGTAAATCCATTAGGTCAACCATTGGATGGACAAGGTCCAATCAATACATCTAAGACTCGTCCTGTAGAATCACCTGCAACAGGTGTTATGGATCGTAAATCAGTTGATGAACCATTACAAACTGGTATTAAAGCGATTGATGCATTAGTACCTATTGGACGTGGACAACGTGAGTTAATCATCGGTGACCGTCAAACTGGTAAAACAACAGTTGCGATTGATACAATTCTTAACCAAAAAGACGAAGATATGATTTGTATCTACGTTGCAATTGGTCAAAAAGAATCTACGGTTCGTACAGCGGTAGAAACTTTACGTAGACATGGTGCTTTAGATTATACAATCGTTGTATCTGCGTCAGCAGCTCAACCAGCGCCATTATTATACATTGCACCTTATGCTGGTGTAAGTATGGCAGAAGAATTCATGTTTAACGGTAAACATGTATTAATCGTTTATGATGATTTAACAAAACAAGCAGCAGCTTACCGTGAGTTATCACTATTACTTCGTCGTCCGCCAGGTCGTGAAGCTTACCCAGGTGACGTATTCTACTTACACAGTCGTTTATTAGAACGTGCTGCTAAATTAAATGATGACTTAGGTGGCGGTTCTATTACTGCATTACCATTTGTTGAAACTCAAGCAGGGGACATCTCAGCATACGTTCCAACAAACGTTATCTCAATTACTGACGGACAAATATTCTTACAATCAGATTTATTCTTCTCTGGTGTAAGACCTGCGATCAACGCTGGTTTATCTGTATCACGTGTTGGTGGTTCAGCTCAAATTAAAGCGATGAAAAAAGTAGCAGGTACATTACGTCTAGATTTAGCATCATACCGTGAGTTAGAATCATTCGCTCAATTTGGTTCGGATTTAGACCAAGCTACGAAAGCTAAATTAGAACGTGGTAAACGTACAGTAGAAGTACTTAAACAAGATCAAAACAAACCATTGACTGTAGATCGTCAAGTTGTTATTTTATACGCTTTAACTAAAGGTCATTTAGATGATATCCCAGTTGAAGATATTACACGATTCGAAGATGAATTCTTAAATTGGATTGATGCAAATGCAAGCGATCTATTTAAAGAAATTCGTGAAACAAAACAATTACCATCTGATGATAAATTTGTTTCAGCAATCGATGCATTCAAAAAAGTATTTAATAAATCTCATGTAGAGTAATATTAAGCTTTAAATAAAAGGTGGTGAAATTGTGGCTTCACTAAGAGAAATCAAAGGTAGAATCACTTCTACTCAAAAGACTAGTCAAATTACAAAAGCAATGAACATGGTTTCAAACTCTAAATTGCGTAAAGCAGAAGAGAACACGAAAGCATTTCAACCATATATGGATAAGATTCAAGATGCTGTAACAGCTATTGCGTCTAAGAGTACAGATGTTAATCATCCAATGCTTAAAACAAGACCTGTAAAACGTTCTGGTTACTTAGTTATTACTTGTGATAAAGGACTTGCAGGACCATATAGTGCTAACATTTTGAAAAATGTCGTTAACGATATTAAAGAAAAACATAACAACAATAGTGACGAATACGGCATTATTGTTGTCGGACGAGTAGGCCGAGACTTCTTCAAAGCTAGAGGTTATAACATCATTGAAGAGTATGTAGGTTTACCTGACCAACCAACATTTAAAAATGTACAAGCTTTAACTGAAAAAGCTGTAGACTTGTTTAATGAAGAATTTTATGATGAGTTAACAATTTACTACAGTCATTTCGTGAGTGTGCTTGAACAACAAGTGAAATCTAAAAAAATCTTACCATTATCTGATGAAGATACTGGAAAAGGTTCTAGTATGATGGCTGGTTATGAATTTGAACCAGATAAAGAAACGATTTTAAAAGTTATCTTACCGCAATACGCAATTAGTTTAATTTATGGTGCATTATTAGATGGTAAAGCTAGTGAGCATGCATCAAGAATGACAGCTATGAAGAATGCAACAGATAACGCTACAGAATTAATTGATGAATTATCATTACAATATAACAGAGCTCGACAAGCTGCAATTACTCAACAAATTACTGAGATTGTAGGCGGAGCAGCTGCACTCGAATAATGATTAGGAGGAATTTACATGGGATTAGGCCGAGTAACGCAAATTACAGGGCCAGTTATTGATGTACGCTTCCCACATGGTGAATTGCCAGAACTTAATAATGCTTTAACTCTTAAAGTTGAACGTCCAGACGGATCAAGCTTTGACTTAGCATTAGAAGTTGCATTACACCTTGGTGATGATGTTGTACGTTCTATAGCAATGGCATCAACTGATGGTGTTAAACGTGGACAAGAAGTTACTGATACAGGAAGACCTATTTCAGTACCAGTTGGTGATGCTACATTAGGTCGTGTTTTTAATGTATTAGGAGAAAAAATTGATTTAGGTGAAGAAATTGATGAAAGCGTACGTCGCGATCCAATTCATCGTTTAGCACCTAAATTCGAAGATTTATCTACAAAAGTAGAAATTCTTGAAACTGGTATTAAAGTAGTAGACTTATTAGCACCTTATATCAAAGGTGGTAAAATCGGTTTATTCGGTGGTGCCGGAGTAGGTAAAACAGTACTTATTCAAGAATTAATCAATAACATCGCGCAAGAACATGGTGGTATTTCTGTATTCGCAGGTGTAGGTGAACGTACACGTGAAGGAAATGACTTATACTATGAAATGAGCGATTCAGGTGTTATTAAGAAAACAGCGATGGTATTCGGTCAAATGAACGAGCCACCTGGTGCGCGTGCAAGAGTTGCACTTTCTGGTTTAACAATGGCAGAATACTTCCGTGATGAGCAAGGACAAGACGTGTTATTGTTCATCGATAACATCTTCCGTTTTACACAAGCAGGTTCAGAGGTATCAGCATTATTAGGCCGTATGCCATCTGCCGTTGGTTACCAACCAACACTTGCTACTGAAATGGGACAATTACAAGAACGTATTACATCTACAAATAAAGGATCAGTTACATCTATCCAAGCAGTATTCGTACCTGCCGATGACTATACTGACCCAGCGCCAGCAACAGCTTTCGCTCACTTAGATGCTACTACTAACTTAGAACGTAAATTAACGGAAATGGGTATTTATCCAGCCGTTGACCCATTAGCTTCAACATCACGTGCTTTAACTCCAGAAATTGTTGGAGATGAACACTATGATGTTGCGCGTCGTGTACAACAAACGTTACAAAAATATAGAGAGCTACAAGATATCATTGCCATACTTGGTATGGATGAATTATCTGATGAAGATAAGAAAACAGTTGAACGTGCTCGTCGTATTCAATTCTTCTTATCTCAAAACTTCCATGTAGCTGAACAATTTACTGGTCAAAAAGGTTCATACGTACCAGTTAGTCAAACTGTACAAGATTTCAAAGCTATTCTAGAAGGACAATATGACCATATCCCAGAAGATGCTTTCCGTTTAGTCGGTGGTATTGAAGCAGTTCTTGAAAATGCTAAAAACATGGGTGTAGAGGTCTAATAATAATTAGGAGGAATGGAAAATGAATACATTTACCTTAGATGTTGTCACTCCTAATGGATCTGTTTACTCAGCAAAAGAAGTAGAACTTGTTGTTTTACATACTGAAACTGGTGAAATGGGTGTAATGGCTGGACATATTCCAACTGTTGCAGCTTTGAAAACAGGATACGTTAAAGTAAACAAAGCAAGTGGTACGGAGTATTTAGCTGTTTCCGAAGGATTTGTTGAAGTAAGAACTAATAAAGTTACAGTTCTAGTTCAAGCGGCTGAAACTGCCGATGAAATAGATAAAGACCGTGCGATTAATTCTAAAGAACGTGCTGAAGAACGATTGAAAATGAATCGTGATGAAGTAGACTTTAGACGTGCTGAACGTGCACTTCATCGTGCAATTAATCGAATTGAAGTGGCTAAATTTAGATAAAATATAAGAGTCTGGGACATAACGTAATGTCTCAGACTCTTGTATTTTTAGAAGGAGTTGTTAATATGGAATATTATGGTCAATTAGGTATTATCGGACTTTTACTACATGTCATTTGTGTATGCTTAGCATTTTGGGCACTCCAAGGCGTACGATTAGAACAAATTTTTAAGAAAAATCACGTTGCACAAGCTCAAACATTTATTATCATCTTATCTATCATATTAGGTACGGCTGTAAGTCGTTTTATTTTAGATATACTCCAATATTCGCTACAATTAAGATTGCTATTCTAATAATAAGAAAAAATTACATAAATATATGAAAAAAGAACAAAAAAGTAGTATAATATTTTGGTGATGTTTAGGAATAAAGAAAAATGTGTATTAAATAAATATATACATTTGTAAAATAAATAAAAGTGAAGTTTTTTGGAGGATAATTATATGGATAAAATCGTCGTGAAAGGCGGAGCAAGTCTTAATGGCACAGTTGTAGTCGAAGGGGCAAAAAACGCAGTATTACCAATATTAACAGCTACACTTTTACCAAGTGTTGGTCAAAGTGTATTAACGAATGTACCTAAATTAAGTGATGTAGATACAATTAACACAGTACTTACGCATTTAAATGCAGATATAGAATATGATGCAGATCAAAACACTGTAAAAATAGATGCATCAAATACATTAAAAATCGAAGCACCATATGAATACGTAAGTAAGATGAGAGCGAGTATTTTAGTTATGGGTCCTTTATTAGCAAGAGAAGGTCATGCTAGAGTCGCTTTACCTGGTGGTTGTGCAATAGGTTCAAGACCTATTGAACAACATTTAAAAGGATTCGAAGCTTTAGGTGCAGAAATTGAACTACATAACGGATTTATTGAAGCAACAACACCTAATGGCTTAAAAGGGGCTAAAATTTATTTAGATTTCCCAAGTGTAGGTGCTACTCAAAATATTATGATGGCAGCAGTACTTGCAGAAGGAAAAACTGAAATTCAAAACGTAGCAAGAGAACCAGAAATTGTAGATTTAGCTAACTATCTAAATGAAATGGGTGCACAAGTACACGGTGCTGGCACAGACACAATTAGAATCACAGGTGTTAGTCAATTAAACGGTGCAGAACATGCTATTATTCCAGATAGAATTGAAGCTGGTACTTTTATGATTGCAGCAGCGATTACTAGAGGGAACGTCAATGTTATTGGTGCAATTAGAAAACATATGACTAGCCTAATTTCTAAATTAGAAGAAGCTGGTGTTCAAATTACTGATATCGAAGATGGATTAAATATTCAAGTACCTGGTGAAATTAAAGCAATTGATGTTAAAACAATGCCACATCCAGGATTCCCTACAGATATGCAATCTCAAATAATGGCTTTATTATTAACAGCTAATGGAACTAGTAAAGTAACTGAAACAGTATTTGAAAACAGATTTATGCATGTAGAAGAATTTAAACGTATGAATGCAGATATTTTCATTAACGGTAGAAGTGCAATGATTACAGGTAACAGTAAATTACAAGGTGCAGATGTAAAAGCTACAGATTTAAGAGCGGGTGCATCATTGATTCTTGCTGGACTTGTGTCTGATGGATATACAAACGTTACAGAACTTAAACATTTAGATAGAGGTTATGTTGATTTTCATGGTAAACTTAAAGCATTAGGTGCAGATGTTGAACGCATCAATGATAATGGCAAGTTAAACGATAAAGCGAGGGTTTAGTATGGCTGAAACACAATCATCAAGATCTGACGATAAAAAAAGAAAGTCAACTTATCAATCTGTTAAAGAGAAACTTCAAAGAAATAGAGTAGAAACAATTCAAGGAGTGGAAGTGGAGCATCGTGTCATTCCATTATGGATTAAATTACTTATATTATTAGTATTAATGATTTTATTATTTATTGTTGGAACTATGATTGGATACGGTATACTTCATAATCCATTTGGGGTGTTTAATCCCGAAACTTGGCAACACATCTTTGATTTAACTGGAAGGAGCTCATAATGGAAACTATTTATGACTTTAACGAAATTAAAAAAATTATACCTCACCGTTACCCATTTTTATTATTAGATAGAATAGTAGAATTAGAAGACGGAAAACGTTGTGTAGGTATTAAACAAGTAGCAGGTAACGAACCATTTTTCCAAGGACATTTTCCTGATTATGCAGTAATGCCAGGCGTATTAATCGTAGAAGCATTAGCACAAACAGGTGCAGTTGCAATGTTACGCTTAGAAGAAAACCAAGGAAAACTAGCAATGTTTGCAGGAATTGATAAATGTCGATTCAAAAAACAAGTTACACCAGGTGACACTCTAAGACTTGAAGTAGAAATAAACAAAATAAAAGGTCCAATAGGAAAAGGAACAGCAAAAGCAACAGTAGATGGAGAAGTTGCATGTAGTTGTGAAATTAGCTTTGCTATTGTAGATCAATAAATAGAAAAGAGAAAACAGTCGCCTGTTTTCTCTTTTTTTCTGCTTGAATATGATTTGATTTTCTTAGGGACAGAATTCCGAGAAATGTCTCTAAGTTAGCACGTTCTAACTACCAGAATTCAGAATAATGGAAGTTACAGCGTTCTAACTACCACAATTCAGAATAATGGAAGTTACAGCGTTCTAACTACCAGAATTCAGAATAATGGAAGTTACAGCGTTCTAACTACCAGAATTCAGAATAATGGAAGTTACAGCGTTCTAACTACCACAATTCGGAATAATGGAAGTTACAGCGTTCTAATTACCAGAATTCAGAATAATGATCGTTAAACACCCAAATATATATCTAATAAAACATACTAAGATTAGTAGCGAAGTAATCTACGACGGTAGATGAGCTTCGCTACTTTTTTATATTCTTTATCTTACCGTTGGTAGTTATTTTAAGAATATGAAATAGTAGAAGAGAGAAGTACTCCGAATAGATTTTAGGGTCAAAGAATCCGTAATAAAAACTGGAGAACTTCACTCTCCTTATGAATTCGATTTTAGTATGTTGGGTCCACTGAGATCGTGTACAGGAAAATGAACTAAGTAAGGTTCAGTGAAGTTAAAACTTCTTAAATTAGAAGATTAGGAGTGGTTTTTATCGAATATTTTGGAATAGATGTTGGAAAAGGAAAGAGTTTTATTGCACATTATTCAAACAATGAATTTGTTAAAGAATTTGAAATTACCCATGATAATAATGGTTTTGATTCACTAAAGAAATATATAAAGAATTTCTCAGGAGTATATTTCTTGTTTGAAGCTACTGGTATATATTCAAAAGTATTGGAGAAATTTTGTACCGTTAATAAGATTTCGTTTTGTGTAATTAACCCTCTAGAGGCAAAATTACTAACTAATTCTTTAAGAAACTGGAAAACAGATAAATCTGATGCACATAAACTTGCTGTTTTAGCTAAAAATATAAACAAAAAACCTTCTAGAAATTTATTGGAAGAAAAGTATGTAAAAATTAGAGAGCTGACAAGATACTATGAAGAAATTAACAATCAACAAAATTACTTAAAAAACCAATTGATTCAGTTACTAGATATGACTTTTCCAGAATTACAAAACCTATTTAAGGACAGATATTCAAAATTGGCTTTACAAGTAGCTAGTAAGTTCCCACATCCGGACTTTGTTGATTCTAATGATATAGAAGAACTAAAAAAGATAATTAATAGTTGTACAGAAAAAAATCTATCAGAGAAAAAGAAAGCACAATATGCAAATAAACTCGTAGAGTTCTCTATGGTCAGTTATCCTTCTGTTTCTAAAGATTCATTTTTAACAGATAAATTAGTTTATGTGATTGAAGATTTATTAAGCCTAATGAAACGGCATGCTTCTATAAAACAAAGATTATTAATGTTAGCTGAAGAATTTGAAGAATTTAAAATAATTAAATCTATTCTTGGCATTGGTGATTTAACTGCCATAATGATTATTGGCGAATTAGGTGATATCAAATCCTTTGATTCTCATAAGCAATTGAATGCATATGTAGGTATTGATATAAAAAGATATCAGTCTGGTAAAACGCATTTTAAAGATAAAATAAACAAACGTGGAAACAAACATGCTAGATCATTATTTTACTTAATCATTAAAAATTTTCTGTTGGGTCAAAGGTTATTTAAAAATCATATTATCGACTATTATTACAAATTAAAAAAGCAGCCTAATGGCAAAGGCCACAAGACTGCATCAGTAGCTTGCATTAACAAACTACTTAAAACCATTCATTATCTCGTAATAAATAATAAAGAATATGATTATCACTTGTCTCCACACGGATAATATATTCATCTAAATCATAACATATTGAAAAAATTATTAAATAATAAAGGCTTATTTAGTGATGCCAATTTTAAATATTTTTTACTACGTAGTAGTTGACAAATCGTAGGAAAAAACTAGGACCGTTAGCTGTCCTAGTTTTTTCTTTATATATTGCTTTTTTCGTCTTTTAATTTTGGTTTAGATTGCATCAATCTATTAAATGATGTTTTAAGCTCATCTCCTGATAAGCCTTCATCTATGAGCTGCTCTAATAATCGTTCTGCATATACTTGTCGTAATGTATAGATATGACATTCAAATACGACGGATATTTTATCGTCTAGTTGTTCTATGTATTTGATGGTTGCATCAAATAATGCTGGGTCGTTTGAAGGTCTAGTTATTACGACACGTGTATCAAGTAAGGTTTGGTTATCGTGATATTCTTTCATTTGTTCATAATGGATATCTGAAATTAAAATCTCTAGTAGCCATCCTGTACCACTATTTTCTTTATTTATAATGATACCATCTAATAATTCATATTCTGTAATCTGTTCATCATCTACAATTTGAAAGCGTACGGCTTTAAATGTTTTCATAAACATCCCCCTTATCGTTAAATCTACGAATGTTTAACTTTATTATCTATTATAAAGCACTTTTGGATGAAATAACAATAATCATAAAATAAAGTGAAGAATAAGTGTTTATTTTATGATTTATCGGACTTTGACTGAAAAAAATTGACTCATTATATTATAAGTATAAGGAGGTGAGAATATGTTAAATAAATCTGTATTAGTTGGACGTTTAACTAAGGACCCTGCATATTATAAGAAAGGCGAAATTATCATTTCTACATTTTGTTTAGCTGTTGAACGCGGATATAAGACTAAAGATGGCACGATTGCTGTTGATTTTATTGTATGTAAAGCATTTGGTAAACTTGCACATAATATTCATGAATATACTAAGAAGGGACAGCTTGTTGCATTAACGGGGCAAATTCAATCAAGAGCATATGTTAAAGATGATAAGAAACACTATATAACAGAAATTATATGTGAAACGATTAAATTCTTAAATATGCCTGCATCAAGTAAATCAACGATCCCTCAAACGAAAGAGGAAATGAGTGAATTAATTAGTGAAAGTGCTGAAAGTTATGCTAGTGACCTTTCATCTAAAGTAGCAAAAGAAAAATTACGAGCTGAAGCATTAGCTAAAGAAAATGGTGAAAATAACTTAGATGAAAAGTTATATAGCGAATATCATAATGTCGTTGACGTTATTAAAGAAACTGAACAACAAACTCCTGATGCTGATGCATCAAAAGTAACAACCTCGTAGCATTAAACTTCAATAAAAACTGTTTATAGAAATACTTCCGAAAATAAATATTCTTGATTCTAAATTCCGAGACTTGCTGTCTTGCTGTAGGGCAGCAAGTATACATAATTAAAAGTAATTGTTTAAAAAATTACATGAATATGACAAATTGTCTGATAATTAATTTTGTTCAATCTTTATAAATCCCTTTGTTTAGCTATTTTAATCATTAATATTCAGAATATTGTCTGAAAATCAACGTAATCTAACTGTAATATTAGCTCTAATTTTTTCATATAGCTGTAACCTATGACATAAAAATTAGTGGTATAGTTTAAACAGTAAAAATCATATAAAAAGTGAAAACCTTACAGGAGGAAACATTCAATCATGAAAAAATTATTAGCAGTTTCAACTGCGGCAGTTGCAGTTACTACAGGGGTAACAGCTACAGCCGATGCAGCAACACATACAGTAAAATCTGGTGATACTTTAGGTAGTATTTCACAACAATACGGTACTTCAGTAAGTGCTATTAAAGCAGAAAATGGTTTAAAATCTAACTTAATCTTCCCTAACCAAGTAATCAAGGTTAACGAGAAAAGTTCAGAATCAACTACAGAATACACTGTAGTAGCAGGAGATACTTTAGGTGAAATCGCAGCTAAATACGATGTAACTGTATCTCAATTAAAAGCATGGAACAACTTATCTTCAGATCTAATCATTGTTGGACAAACTTTATCATTACAAGCACCAGCTCAATCAGCTGAGCCAGCCAAAGCGCCTGTAGCACAACAAGCGCCAGTTCAACAAACTCAAGAACAAGTTGCAGCTCCAGCTCAACAACAAAGCTACCAAGCGCCTGTTCAATCTTACCAAGCGCCAGCACAACAAACATATAAAGCACCAGCTCAACAATCATACCAAGCGCCAGCTCAAAAAGTTAGAACTACTCAAACTTCAACAGCTAGCACTGGTGGATCTACTAAAGCTCAATTCTTAGCTGCTGGTGGTTCAGAAGCTATGTGG encodes:
- the atpE gene encoding F0F1 ATP synthase subunit C, whose product is MSLGVLAAAIAIGLAALGAGVGNGLIVSRTVEGVARQPEARGPLMTIMFIGVGLVEALPIIAVVVAFMVMNR
- a CDS encoding F0F1 ATP synthase subunit B; translation: MAVDQNVLVLGAAGGGVEWGTVLFTLITFIILLALLKKFAWGPLKSIMDERENAINKDIDDAHEAKVNAKKLEEENRNLLRKTQEEVQTILDDAKHQAKVQQEQIINDANVKANGLVQSAQAEIQQEKQRAIADINNRVSELSALIASKVINKEISEQDQKDLVEKYIKEAGDK
- a CDS encoding F0F1 ATP synthase subunit delta, which codes for MANISQKYAQALYDVAEAQDLTDSVLDELTQVAESVKEQISDLKAIDNNPKLAKNDRQQFVDNVFKGASKPLLNTLYLLANNSKLSLIPEIYKDFSKIYNQVHNQDLMKVESVYPLSNEELDEIGKAFIKRTGLKKLILENQVNDSLIGGIRVSIGTKVYDGSIQNDLNQLAKSFQQMK
- the atpA gene encoding F0F1 ATP synthase subunit alpha — encoded protein: MAIKAEEISALLRSQIENYESEMSVTDVGTVIQVGDGIALAHGLNDVMAGELLEFHTGVLGLAQNLEENNVGIVILGPAEGIKEGDEVKRTGRIMEVPVGEELIGRVVNPLGQPLDGQGPINTSKTRPVESPATGVMDRKSVDEPLQTGIKAIDALVPIGRGQRELIIGDRQTGKTTVAIDTILNQKDEDMICIYVAIGQKESTVRTAVETLRRHGALDYTIVVSASAAQPAPLLYIAPYAGVSMAEEFMFNGKHVLIVYDDLTKQAAAYRELSLLLRRPPGREAYPGDVFYLHSRLLERAAKLNDDLGGGSITALPFVETQAGDISAYVPTNVISITDGQIFLQSDLFFSGVRPAINAGLSVSRVGGSAQIKAMKKVAGTLRLDLASYRELESFAQFGSDLDQATKAKLERGKRTVEVLKQDQNKPLTVDRQVVILYALTKGHLDDIPVEDITRFEDEFLNWIDANASDLFKEIRETKQLPSDDKFVSAIDAFKKVFNKSHVE
- the atpG gene encoding ATP synthase F1 subunit gamma: MASLREIKGRITSTQKTSQITKAMNMVSNSKLRKAEENTKAFQPYMDKIQDAVTAIASKSTDVNHPMLKTRPVKRSGYLVITCDKGLAGPYSANILKNVVNDIKEKHNNNSDEYGIIVVGRVGRDFFKARGYNIIEEYVGLPDQPTFKNVQALTEKAVDLFNEEFYDELTIYYSHFVSVLEQQVKSKKILPLSDEDTGKGSSMMAGYEFEPDKETILKVILPQYAISLIYGALLDGKASEHASRMTAMKNATDNATELIDELSLQYNRARQAAITQQITEIVGGAAALE
- the atpD gene encoding F0F1 ATP synthase subunit beta → MGLGRVTQITGPVIDVRFPHGELPELNNALTLKVERPDGSSFDLALEVALHLGDDVVRSIAMASTDGVKRGQEVTDTGRPISVPVGDATLGRVFNVLGEKIDLGEEIDESVRRDPIHRLAPKFEDLSTKVEILETGIKVVDLLAPYIKGGKIGLFGGAGVGKTVLIQELINNIAQEHGGISVFAGVGERTREGNDLYYEMSDSGVIKKTAMVFGQMNEPPGARARVALSGLTMAEYFRDEQGQDVLLFIDNIFRFTQAGSEVSALLGRMPSAVGYQPTLATEMGQLQERITSTNKGSVTSIQAVFVPADDYTDPAPATAFAHLDATTNLERKLTEMGIYPAVDPLASTSRALTPEIVGDEHYDVARRVQQTLQKYRELQDIIAILGMDELSDEDKKTVERARRIQFFLSQNFHVAEQFTGQKGSYVPVSQTVQDFKAILEGQYDHIPEDAFRLVGGIEAVLENAKNMGVEV
- a CDS encoding F0F1 ATP synthase subunit epsilon — encoded protein: MNTFTLDVVTPNGSVYSAKEVELVVLHTETGEMGVMAGHIPTVAALKTGYVKVNKASGTEYLAVSEGFVEVRTNKVTVLVQAAETADEIDKDRAINSKERAEERLKMNRDEVDFRRAERALHRAINRIEVAKFR
- a CDS encoding DUF1146 family protein — translated: MEYYGQLGIIGLLLHVICVCLAFWALQGVRLEQIFKKNHVAQAQTFIIILSIILGTAVSRFILDILQYSLQLRLLF
- the murA gene encoding UDP-N-acetylglucosamine 1-carboxyvinyltransferase — its product is MDKIVVKGGASLNGTVVVEGAKNAVLPILTATLLPSVGQSVLTNVPKLSDVDTINTVLTHLNADIEYDADQNTVKIDASNTLKIEAPYEYVSKMRASILVMGPLLAREGHARVALPGGCAIGSRPIEQHLKGFEALGAEIELHNGFIEATTPNGLKGAKIYLDFPSVGATQNIMMAAVLAEGKTEIQNVAREPEIVDLANYLNEMGAQVHGAGTDTIRITGVSQLNGAEHAIIPDRIEAGTFMIAAAITRGNVNVIGAIRKHMTSLISKLEEAGVQITDIEDGLNIQVPGEIKAIDVKTMPHPGFPTDMQSQIMALLLTANGTSKVTETVFENRFMHVEEFKRMNADIFINGRSAMITGNSKLQGADVKATDLRAGASLILAGLVSDGYTNVTELKHLDRGYVDFHGKLKALGADVERINDNGKLNDKARV
- a CDS encoding DNA-directed RNA polymerase subunit beta; translated protein: MAETQSSRSDDKKRKSTYQSVKEKLQRNRVETIQGVEVEHRVIPLWIKLLILLVLMILLFIVGTMIGYGILHNPFGVFNPETWQHIFDLTGRSS
- the fabZ gene encoding 3-hydroxyacyl-ACP dehydratase FabZ; the encoded protein is METIYDFNEIKKIIPHRYPFLLLDRIVELEDGKRCVGIKQVAGNEPFFQGHFPDYAVMPGVLIVEALAQTGAVAMLRLEENQGKLAMFAGIDKCRFKKQVTPGDTLRLEVEINKIKGPIGKGTAKATVDGEVACSCEISFAIVDQ